From the Kitasatospora viridis genome, one window contains:
- the disA gene encoding DNA integrity scanning diadenylate cyclase DisA, which produces MRSSLQAIAPGTPLRDGLERVLRANTGGLVVLGFDKTVESVCTGGFVLDVEFTATRLRELCKLDGAVVLDKDITKIVRAGVHLMPDAAIPTDETGTRHRTAERVNRQTGFPVVAVSHSMRLIAMYVNGSRRVLEDSTTVLSRANQALATLERYKLRLDEVAGTLSALEIEDLVTVRDVTAVAQRLEMVRLIAAEIAGYVLELGTDGRLLSLQLDELIAGVEPERELVARDYFPERAAKRGRTVAEVLADLETLTHAELLDLQTVAKTIGYSGSPESLDSAVSPRGYRLLAKIPRLPNTVIERLVEHFGGLQKLLAASIDDLQAVEGVGETRARSVREGLSRLAESSILERYV; this is translated from the coding sequence CTGCGCTCCTCGCTGCAGGCCATCGCCCCGGGCACTCCGCTGCGGGACGGACTTGAGCGGGTGCTGCGGGCCAACACCGGCGGTCTGGTGGTGCTCGGCTTCGACAAGACGGTCGAGTCGGTGTGCACCGGCGGGTTCGTGCTGGACGTCGAGTTCACCGCGACCCGGCTGCGCGAGCTGTGCAAGCTGGACGGCGCGGTGGTGCTGGACAAGGACATCACCAAGATCGTCCGGGCCGGCGTGCACCTGATGCCGGACGCGGCGATCCCGACCGACGAGACCGGCACCCGGCACCGCACCGCGGAGCGGGTGAACCGGCAGACCGGCTTCCCGGTGGTCGCGGTCTCGCACTCGATGCGGCTGATCGCGATGTACGTCAACGGCAGCCGCCGGGTGCTGGAGGACTCCACCACCGTGCTCTCCCGGGCCAACCAGGCGCTGGCCACCCTGGAGCGCTACAAGCTGCGCCTGGACGAGGTGGCCGGCACCCTCTCGGCGCTGGAGATCGAGGACCTGGTCACCGTCCGGGACGTCACCGCGGTCGCCCAGCGGCTGGAGATGGTCCGGCTGATCGCGGCCGAGATCGCCGGCTACGTGCTGGAGCTCGGCACCGACGGCCGGCTGCTCTCGCTCCAACTCGACGAGCTGATCGCCGGCGTGGAGCCGGAGCGCGAGCTGGTCGCCCGGGACTACTTCCCGGAGCGGGCCGCCAAGCGCGGCCGCACGGTGGCCGAGGTGCTGGCCGACCTGGAGACGCTCACCCACGCCGAGCTGCTGGACCTGCAGACGGTGGCCAAGACGATCGGCTACTCCGGCTCGCCCGAGTCGCTGGACTCGGCCGTCTCGCCGCGCGGCTACCGGCTGCTGGCGAAGATCCCGCGGCTGCCGAACACCGTGATCGAGCGCCTGGTGGAGCACTTCGGCGGGCTGCAGAAGCTGCTCGCGGCGAGCATCGACGACTTGCAGGCGGTCGAGGGCGTCGGCGAGACCCGGGCCCGCTCGGTCCGCGAGGGGCTCTCCCGGCTGGCCGAGTCCTCGATCCTGGAGCGGTACGTCTGA
- a CDS encoding trypco2 family protein — MSEQYPEIELAEAVEAVRRQLAAAAERAAGERLQFEVGTVELEFSVELRREGKLDGKVRAWVVEAGGEGSTGRTRAHRVTVTLTPLDLATGANVLVGNQDLGSREGFH; from the coding sequence GTGAGCGAGCAGTATCCGGAGATCGAACTCGCCGAAGCCGTCGAGGCGGTCCGCCGCCAGCTCGCGGCGGCCGCCGAACGGGCCGCCGGGGAGCGCCTGCAGTTCGAAGTCGGCACCGTCGAGCTGGAGTTCTCGGTCGAACTGCGCCGGGAGGGGAAGCTCGACGGCAAGGTGCGGGCCTGGGTGGTGGAGGCCGGCGGCGAGGGCAGCACCGGCCGCACCCGGGCGCACCGGGTGACCGTCACGCTCACCCCGCTCGACCTGGCGACTGGCGCGAACGTGCTGGTCGGCAACCAGGACCTGGGCAGCCGTGAGGGCTTCCATTGA
- a CDS encoding threonine aldolase family protein — MTDDTNVTAEPYQGPDDRRFALWRAADRILSGPRPVTLHERLAELGADARATVDPAERPDFYGDGVVAAFERQVAELLGKPAAAFFPTGTMAQQIALRCWAERGGSPLVAGHPLTHLETHERRAYRRLTGLDTVFPTTAPRLPTAAELRALEEPYGVLLVELPLRAAGFLLPDWPDLVELTATARAAGAAVHLDGARLWEAAAHYGRPPAELAELGDSVYVSFYKALGALSGAALAGPAELIAEARAWRHRYGGQLYQQWPAALSARASLGRELPRLPGYLAHARTVAEGLRRAVADLPGARIHPDPPHTHQFQLWLPYPPDRLTEAGLRHCRDSGDGLFGSWWASPVPGLSMTEVTVLGPALGWSAEDVTSSVHALLHHLHHRATDPAAGPA; from the coding sequence ATGACCGACGACACGAACGTCACCGCGGAGCCCTACCAGGGCCCCGACGATCGCCGCTTCGCCCTCTGGCGGGCCGCCGACCGGATCCTCTCCGGTCCCCGACCGGTCACCCTGCACGAGCGCCTGGCCGAGCTGGGCGCCGACGCCCGCGCCACCGTCGACCCGGCCGAGCGCCCCGACTTCTACGGCGACGGCGTGGTGGCCGCCTTCGAGCGGCAGGTCGCCGAACTGCTCGGCAAGCCCGCCGCCGCCTTCTTCCCCACCGGCACCATGGCCCAGCAGATCGCCCTGCGCTGCTGGGCCGAGCGCGGCGGCAGCCCGCTGGTGGCCGGCCACCCGCTGACCCACCTGGAGACCCACGAGCGCCGCGCCTACCGCCGGCTCACCGGCCTGGACACCGTCTTCCCCACCACCGCGCCCCGGCTGCCCACCGCCGCCGAACTGCGCGCCCTGGAGGAGCCCTACGGCGTGCTGCTGGTCGAGCTCCCGCTGCGCGCCGCCGGCTTCCTGCTGCCCGACTGGCCGGACCTGGTCGAGCTGACCGCCACCGCCCGGGCCGCCGGCGCCGCCGTGCACCTGGACGGCGCCCGGCTCTGGGAGGCCGCCGCCCACTACGGCCGGCCGCCCGCCGAGCTGGCCGAGCTCGGCGACTCGGTCTACGTCTCGTTCTACAAGGCGCTCGGCGCGCTCAGCGGCGCCGCCCTGGCCGGCCCCGCCGAGCTGATCGCCGAGGCCCGCGCCTGGCGCCACCGCTACGGCGGCCAGCTCTACCAGCAGTGGCCCGCCGCGCTCTCCGCCCGCGCCTCGCTCGGCCGCGAACTGCCCCGGCTGCCCGGCTACCTGGCCCACGCCCGGACCGTCGCCGAGGGCCTGCGCCGGGCCGTCGCCGACCTGCCCGGCGCCCGGATCCACCCCGACCCGCCGCACACCCACCAGTTCCAGCTCTGGCTGCCCTACCCGCCCGACCGGCTCACCGAGGCCGGCCTGCGGCACTGCCGGGACAGCGGCGACGGGCTGTTCGGCAGCTGGTGGGCGAGCCCCGTGCCAGGCCTGTCGATGACCGAGGTCACCGTGCTCGGCCCGGCGCTCGGGTGGAGCGCCGAGGACGTCACCAGCTCGGTCCACGCCCTCCTGCACCACCTGCACCACCGGGCCACCGACCCTGCGGCAGGGCCCGCTTGA
- a CDS encoding TetR/AcrR family transcriptional regulator: MSTTHSPRSDTRLRIIAVALELFAEQGYEKTSLREIADRLGVTKAALYYHFKTKDDIVHGIVQSMAAPIDEAIAWGERQEWSPEVRDELVRRFAAGMAERAPLLRFFHENQPALRESAAGLEFRDRMIRMIRLVHGPGAPFEDRLRATMALFSVNSAFFLLKQDLEDRPLAPCSPGEEGSEAAERMEDAMRGALTVGLEIATRIEPRTVAR; the protein is encoded by the coding sequence ATGAGTACGACGCACAGCCCGCGCAGCGACACCCGCCTGCGGATCATCGCGGTGGCGCTGGAGCTCTTCGCCGAGCAGGGCTACGAGAAGACCTCGCTGCGCGAGATCGCCGACCGGTTGGGCGTCACCAAGGCCGCGCTGTACTACCACTTCAAGACCAAGGACGACATCGTCCACGGCATCGTGCAGAGCATGGCCGCGCCGATCGACGAGGCGATCGCCTGGGGCGAGCGGCAGGAGTGGTCGCCCGAGGTGCGCGACGAGCTGGTCCGCCGGTTCGCCGCGGGCATGGCCGAGCGGGCGCCGCTGCTGCGGTTCTTCCACGAGAACCAGCCCGCGCTGCGCGAGTCGGCCGCCGGCCTGGAGTTCCGGGACCGGATGATCCGGATGATCCGACTGGTGCACGGCCCCGGTGCCCCGTTCGAGGACCGGCTGCGCGCCACCATGGCACTCTTCTCGGTGAACTCCGCGTTCTTCCTGCTCAAGCAGGACCTGGAGGACCGCCCGCTGGCCCCCTGCTCGCCCGGCGAGGAGGGCTCGGAGGCCGCCGAGCGGATGGAGGACGCGATGCGCGGCGCCCTCACCGTCGGCCTGGAGATCGCCACCCGGATCGAGCCGCGCACGGTCGCCCGCTGA
- a CDS encoding A/G-specific adenine glycosylase → MPTISAPPSAAPRSGPGTPAPLLHTIVLDWYREHARDLPWRADGATAWGVMVSEFMLQQTPVKRVLPAWAAWLERWPTPAALAADAPGEAVRMWGRLGYPRRALRLHGAAAAIVERHGGEVPEDHAALLALPGVGEYTAAAVASFAFRQRHAVLDTNVRRVFARAVTGVEYPANATTAAERRTATELLPDHPETAAAWAVGVMELGALVCTARSPECGGCPLRPHCAWQRAGCPPYDGPARRGQTYEGTDRQVRGKLLAVLRASHGPVPRQRLDVVWPEEIQRARALDGLVADGLVEPLADGFYRLPQ, encoded by the coding sequence ATGCCGACCATCTCCGCACCCCCCAGCGCAGCCCCGCGCAGCGGCCCCGGGACCCCCGCGCCGCTGCTGCACACGATCGTCCTCGACTGGTACCGGGAGCACGCCCGGGACCTCCCCTGGCGGGCCGACGGGGCCACCGCGTGGGGTGTGATGGTCAGTGAGTTCATGCTCCAGCAGACCCCGGTGAAGCGGGTGCTGCCCGCCTGGGCCGCCTGGCTGGAGCGCTGGCCCACCCCGGCCGCGCTGGCCGCCGACGCGCCCGGGGAGGCCGTGCGGATGTGGGGCCGGCTCGGCTACCCGCGCCGGGCCCTGCGGCTGCACGGGGCGGCCGCCGCGATCGTCGAGCGGCACGGCGGCGAGGTGCCCGAGGACCACGCCGCGCTGCTGGCCCTGCCCGGCGTCGGCGAGTACACGGCGGCGGCCGTCGCCTCCTTCGCCTTCCGGCAGCGGCACGCGGTGCTGGACACCAACGTCCGCCGGGTCTTCGCCCGGGCGGTGACCGGCGTCGAGTACCCGGCCAACGCCACCACCGCGGCCGAGCGCCGCACCGCCACCGAGCTGCTGCCCGACCACCCGGAGACGGCCGCCGCCTGGGCGGTGGGCGTGATGGAGCTGGGCGCGCTGGTCTGCACCGCCCGTTCGCCGGAGTGCGGCGGCTGCCCGCTGCGCCCGCACTGCGCCTGGCAGCGGGCCGGCTGCCCGCCCTACGACGGTCCGGCGCGGCGCGGCCAGACCTACGAGGGCACCGACCGCCAGGTGCGCGGCAAGCTGCTCGCCGTGCTGCGGGCCAGCCACGGGCCGGTGCCGCGGCAGCGGTTGGACGTGGTCTGGCCGGAGGAGATCCAGCGGGCCCGCGCGCTGGACGGGCTGGTCGCCGACGGGCTGGTGGAGCCGCTGGCCGACGGGTTCTACCGCCTGCCGCAGTAG
- a CDS encoding MDR family MFS transporter yields MAQQQVDAKAETPPPALGPDGRPARSPREIRLVMIGLVITMLLAMLDNLIVGTAMPTIVGDLGGANHLSWVVTSYTLATAAATPIWGKLGDLYGRKGTFITSIVMFLIGSALAGLSQNMNEMIAFRALQGLGAGGLMVGVMSIMGALVSPRERGKYQGLFAAVMALATIGGPLLGGFITDHFSWHWIFYINIPLGIIALAVVTITLHLEKVKSTARIDYLGAALLTIGITSLVLLTTWGGTQYAWGSKHIIGLAVLAAASLIGFCYVEQRVAEPMLPLSLFRNRDFTVVSIIGFIVGFQMFGGVTFLPQFQQLVQGASATNSGLLLMPMMFGMLVVSLVVGQYVTKTGKYRIFPIIGTVVMGIGSFLLSTLSVSTSSLLTSVFMVVLGAGMGFLMQITMLVAQNSVELKDMGVASSTATLFRTIGGSFGVALFGAIYTNRMTDTLKAHGMVRGSSSDQQLTPASLKKMPALAQDAIHHGVANGIHSVFLWAGLIALVAIAASLFLKGAPLRGAGQKDDNAAMAAAAH; encoded by the coding sequence ATGGCACAGCAACAGGTCGACGCGAAGGCGGAGACCCCGCCTCCAGCGCTTGGACCGGACGGTCGTCCGGCCCGGTCGCCGCGCGAGATCCGGCTGGTGATGATCGGTCTGGTCATCACCATGCTCCTCGCGATGCTCGACAACCTGATCGTCGGTACCGCGATGCCGACCATCGTCGGCGACCTCGGCGGCGCCAACCACCTCTCCTGGGTGGTCACCTCCTACACCCTGGCGACCGCCGCCGCGACCCCGATCTGGGGCAAGCTCGGCGACCTGTACGGCCGCAAGGGCACGTTCATCACGTCGATCGTGATGTTCCTGATCGGCTCGGCGCTCGCGGGCCTCTCGCAGAACATGAACGAGATGATCGCCTTCCGCGCCCTCCAGGGCCTGGGCGCCGGCGGTCTGATGGTCGGCGTCATGTCGATCATGGGTGCGCTGGTCAGCCCGCGTGAGCGCGGCAAGTACCAGGGCCTGTTCGCGGCCGTGATGGCGCTGGCCACCATCGGCGGCCCGCTGCTCGGCGGCTTCATCACCGACCACTTCAGCTGGCACTGGATCTTCTACATCAACATCCCGCTGGGCATCATCGCGCTCGCCGTGGTGACGATCACCCTGCACCTGGAGAAGGTCAAGTCCACCGCGCGGATCGACTACCTCGGCGCCGCGCTGCTGACCATCGGCATCACCTCGCTGGTGCTGCTCACCACCTGGGGCGGCACCCAGTACGCCTGGGGCTCCAAGCACATCATCGGCCTGGCCGTGCTGGCCGCGGCCTCGCTGATCGGCTTCTGCTACGTCGAGCAGCGGGTCGCCGAGCCGATGCTGCCGCTCTCGCTCTTCCGCAACCGCGACTTCACCGTCGTCTCGATCATCGGCTTCATCGTCGGTTTCCAGATGTTCGGCGGCGTCACCTTCCTGCCGCAGTTCCAGCAGCTCGTCCAGGGCGCCTCGGCCACCAACTCCGGCCTGCTGCTCATGCCGATGATGTTCGGCATGCTGGTGGTCTCGCTGGTGGTGGGTCAGTACGTCACCAAGACCGGCAAGTACCGGATCTTCCCGATCATCGGCACCGTGGTGATGGGCATCGGGTCCTTCCTGCTCTCCACCCTGAGCGTCAGCACCAGCTCGCTCCTCACCAGCGTCTTCATGGTGGTGCTCGGCGCCGGCATGGGCTTCCTGATGCAGATCACCATGCTGGTCGCGCAGAACAGCGTGGAGCTCAAGGACATGGGCGTGGCCAGCTCCACCGCCACCCTGTTCCGCACCATCGGCGGTTCGTTCGGCGTGGCGCTGTTCGGCGCGATCTACACCAACCGGATGACCGACACCCTGAAGGCGCACGGGATGGTCCGCGGTTCCTCCAGCGACCAGCAGCTCACCCCGGCCTCGCTGAAGAAGATGCCGGCGCTGGCGCAGGACGCCATCCACCACGGCGTCGCCAACGGCATCCACTCGGTGTTCCTGTGGGCCGGACTGATCGCCCTGGTGGCCATCGCCGCCTCGCTCTTCCTGAAGGGCGCGCCGCTGCGCGGCGCCGGCCAGAAGGACGACAACGCCGCCATGGCCGCCGCCGCGCACTGA
- a CDS encoding M23 family metallopeptidase: MRPGPVLRYLIDGRPGRHARPRPPRDPYAVFRGPHRRVAATSAAAGAVLLGTVLAAVPGSAAAQTVRPTTPGASAFTAAHTAALTGALVQLGAPSAYRMPGGAHASQQAVAVAANLAGVSAPGPEAPHPPQPPAGPTAPPAPAPPAGPVWSAPAPGAPVTNPFGEPNRSYAAGYHTGVDFAVDSGTPLHAVGDATVVSAGWDGAYGNEVVLRLADGKFAEYAHLSRLEVAEGQQVTGGQVIGASGTTGNSTGPHLHFEIRTENRYAAVIDPVAYLASHGVTNL, translated from the coding sequence ATGCGTCCTGGTCCAGTGCTCCGCTACCTGATCGACGGCAGACCCGGCCGGCACGCCCGGCCCCGCCCGCCGAGGGACCCCTACGCCGTCTTCCGCGGCCCGCACCGGCGGGTGGCGGCCACCTCCGCGGCGGCCGGCGCGGTGCTGCTCGGCACCGTCCTGGCGGCCGTGCCGGGCAGCGCCGCGGCCCAGACGGTCCGGCCGACCACCCCGGGCGCCTCCGCCTTCACCGCGGCGCACACCGCCGCGCTGACCGGCGCGCTGGTGCAGCTCGGCGCCCCCAGCGCCTACCGGATGCCCGGAGGGGCGCACGCCTCCCAGCAGGCCGTCGCGGTGGCCGCCAACCTGGCCGGGGTGAGCGCTCCCGGACCCGAGGCCCCGCACCCGCCGCAGCCGCCGGCCGGGCCGACCGCACCGCCGGCCCCCGCCCCGCCGGCCGGCCCGGTCTGGTCGGCCCCCGCGCCCGGCGCGCCGGTCACCAACCCGTTCGGCGAGCCCAACCGCTCGTACGCGGCCGGGTACCACACCGGCGTCGACTTCGCGGTGGACTCCGGCACCCCGCTGCACGCGGTCGGCGACGCCACCGTGGTCTCGGCCGGCTGGGACGGCGCCTACGGCAACGAGGTGGTGCTGCGGCTGGCCGACGGCAAGTTCGCCGAGTACGCCCACCTCTCCCGGCTGGAGGTCGCCGAGGGCCAGCAGGTGACGGGCGGTCAGGTGATCGGCGCCTCCGGCACCACCGGCAACTCCACCGGCCCGCACCTGCACTTCGAGATCCGCACCGAGAACCGGTACGCGGCCGTCATCGACCCGGTCGCCTACCTGGCCTCGCACGGCGTGACGAACCTCTAG